In Coregonus clupeaformis isolate EN_2021a chromosome 15, ASM2061545v1, whole genome shotgun sequence, one genomic interval encodes:
- the LOC121582554 gene encoding growth arrest and DNA damage-inducible protein GADD45 gamma-like, whose translation MEAIGKSLKEALKSAQCEDRLTVGVYESAKIMNDDPDSVSFCVLATDEEWECDIALQIHFTLIQSFCFDNDISIVRVNNMQRLAEIVGDKAGQPEDAHCCLITNPADGSWEDAALEKLHLFCEESHSLNNWVPEITLLER comes from the exons ATGGAAGCTATTGGCAAATCTCTGAAAGAAGCTCTCaagtctgcccagtgtgaggatCGCCTCACTGTTGGTGTCTATGAAAGTGCCAAAATAATGAATGA TGACCCAGACAGCGTGTCTTTCTGTGTTCTGGCCACCGATGAGGAGTGGGAGTGTGACATTGCTCTCCAGATCCACTTCACCCTCATCCAGTCTTtctgttttgacaacgacatcaGCATCGTCAGAGTGAACAACATGCAGCGCCTGGCTGAGATTGTTGGTGACAAGGCTGGCCAGCCTGAAGATGCCCACTGCTGTCTTATCACG AACCCAGCTGATGGTTCTTGGGAGGACGCTGCTCTGGAGAAGCTGCACCTGTTCTGTGAGGAGAGCCACAGTCTGAACAACTGGGTTCCAGAGATCACCCTCCTTGAGCGCTGA